Proteins encoded in a region of the Salminus brasiliensis chromosome 2, fSalBra1.hap2, whole genome shotgun sequence genome:
- the LOC140549998 gene encoding transmembrane protein 80-like, which produces MAIGRAGRTSSALSSVVLQFLLYLSSFYSVFYFISSLCLIIYKSQVLSYPDGDLALDVCLLLLMAALDVIRLYWGVRGNLQESEKYISANLISTGATVLLAVYFLVWQSYVLRADVIINSILLCLYGLAGVVSFGALARFNRAYS; this is translated from the exons ATGGCGATCGGGAGAGCAG GCAGAACTTCCAGTGCT CTTTCTTCTGTTGTCCTCCAATTCCTGCTATACCTCTCCTCATTCTATAGCGTATTCTACTTCATTTCCAGCCTTTGCCTGATCATCTACAAAA GCCAGGTGCTGAGTTACCCTGATGGTGATTTGGCTCTGGATGTGTGTTTGCTCCTACTTATGGCTGCCCTGGATGTCATCAGACTATACTGGG GAGTGAGAGGAAACCTGCAGGAGAGTGAGAAGTATATAAGTGCCAACCTCATCAGCACAGGAGCCACAGTGCTGCTGGCAGTATATTTCCTGGTGTGGCAGTCTTATGTGCTGAGAGCTGATGTGATCATTAACAGCATCCTGCTCTGTCTCTATGGCCTTGCTGGAGTAGTCAGCTTTGGAGCCCTTGCACGCTTCAACAG GGCTTACTCATGA